In Alkalihalobacillus sp. FSL W8-0930, a single window of DNA contains:
- a CDS encoding proline/glycine betaine ABC transporter permease, with amino-acid sequence MDLLPRLPLSDWIEWIVDWIKGSDAIGVVFTGIRTFIGWCVDGFGWILALPPSWVWIILITVGTFLLHKRKWGLALFVLIGLLLIDNLQYWSQMIDTLSLVLTAGLISIIIGIPLGIWMAKSSIVESIFKPILDFMQTMPAFVYLIPAVAFFGIGMVPGVVASVIFAMPPTVRLTNLGIRQVSTELVEAADAFGSTGSQKLFKVELPMAKGTIMAGVNQSIMLALSMVVIAAMIGARGLGQSVYTAVGQNNVGVGFEAGIAIVIVAIILDRLTQVFNKNIEQGH; translated from the coding sequence ATGGATTTACTACCACGTCTTCCACTATCTGATTGGATTGAGTGGATTGTTGATTGGATAAAGGGTTCTGATGCAATAGGCGTCGTTTTTACAGGAATAAGAACATTTATTGGTTGGTGCGTAGATGGGTTTGGGTGGATTTTAGCGCTGCCACCTTCTTGGGTATGGATCATTTTAATTACTGTAGGTACCTTCCTGCTTCATAAGCGAAAATGGGGTCTGGCCTTATTTGTTCTCATTGGTCTACTACTTATTGATAATCTTCAATATTGGAGTCAAATGATTGATACGCTGTCTCTTGTTTTAACTGCTGGTCTTATTTCTATTATCATTGGAATTCCACTTGGTATATGGATGGCTAAAAGTTCAATTGTTGAAAGCATCTTCAAGCCTATTCTTGATTTCATGCAGACAATGCCGGCGTTTGTTTACTTAATTCCGGCAGTGGCTTTCTTTGGAATTGGAATGGTCCCTGGTGTAGTTGCTTCTGTTATTTTTGCTATGCCACCAACTGTCCGTTTAACAAACTTAGGTATACGACAAGTTTCAACTGAGCTTGTTGAAGCTGCTGATGCATTTGGATCTACAGGTTCTCAAAAACTTTTTAAAGTTGAGTTACCAATGGCTAAGGGAACAATAATGGCCGGTGTGAACCAAAGTATCATGTTAGCTTTATCAATGGTTGTTATTGCTGCAATGATTGGTGCACGTGGACTAGGTCAATCCGTTTATACGGCTGTTGGTCAGAATAATGTAGGGGTAGGTTTTGAAGCAGGTATTGCTATCGTAATTGTTGCGATTATCTTAGATAGACTGACTCAAGTGTTCAACAAGAACATTGAACAAGGGCATTAA
- a CDS encoding glycine betaine/L-proline ABC transporter ATP-binding protein, which translates to MAKIMVEGLTKVFGKKPKRALDLLAKKKSKEDILKETGMTVGVNQANFEVHDGEIFVIMGLSGSGKSTIVRLLNRLIEPTTGSIMIDGDDLAKMDDKKLREVRRKKMSMVFQKFGLFPNRTILENVEYGLEVQGVPKGKRREKATTSLNLVGLKGYEASYPSQLSGGMQQRVGLARALANDPDVLLMDEAFSALDPLIRKDMQDELLDLQETMQKTIIFITHDLDEALRIGDRIMIMKDGAIVQVGTPEEILQKPKNEYVEKFVEDVDRSKVFTAENVMIRPETVNLEKDGPRVALQRMKDAGISSIFVTRRNKELVGIVHAKEVADLIKSGESSIESIVKNDLARVTPETTLADLFEQVSTSPVPLAVVEENKLRGIIVRGAVLGALSGSEVDFDGFTTTSSTI; encoded by the coding sequence GTGGCAAAAATCATGGTAGAAGGCCTGACGAAGGTATTTGGAAAAAAGCCTAAACGAGCCTTAGACTTACTAGCAAAGAAAAAAAGTAAAGAAGACATACTTAAAGAAACAGGAATGACAGTAGGGGTAAACCAAGCTAATTTTGAAGTACATGATGGAGAAATCTTTGTCATTATGGGGTTATCCGGTAGTGGTAAATCGACAATCGTACGTTTACTTAATCGACTTATCGAGCCGACTACGGGAAGCATTATGATCGATGGAGATGATCTTGCGAAGATGGATGATAAGAAGCTTCGTGAAGTTCGTCGTAAAAAAATGAGTATGGTTTTTCAAAAATTTGGGTTGTTCCCAAATCGAACAATTCTTGAAAATGTTGAATACGGACTTGAGGTTCAAGGTGTTCCAAAAGGAAAGAGACGCGAGAAAGCGACCACGTCTTTAAATTTAGTAGGGCTTAAAGGATATGAAGCAAGCTATCCTAGTCAGCTTTCTGGTGGGATGCAGCAGCGTGTTGGACTTGCAAGAGCACTCGCGAATGATCCGGATGTTTTACTAATGGACGAAGCATTCTCGGCGCTTGATCCACTTATCAGAAAAGACATGCAGGATGAGTTATTAGATCTACAAGAAACCATGCAAAAGACTATTATCTTTATTACGCATGATCTTGATGAAGCTCTTCGAATTGGTGATCGCATTATGATTATGAAGGATGGAGCGATTGTGCAAGTAGGCACACCTGAAGAGATTCTTCAGAAGCCGAAAAATGAGTATGTAGAGAAATTTGTTGAAGATGTAGATCGCTCAAAAGTATTTACAGCAGAAAACGTAATGATTCGACCTGAAACGGTGAATCTTGAGAAGGATGGACCGCGTGTGGCCTTACAACGAATGAAGGATGCAGGAATCTCAAGCATCTTTGTGACAAGACGAAACAAAGAGCTTGTCGGAATTGTTCATGCAAAGGAAGTGGCAGACCTTATCAAGTCAGGGGAGTCTTCGATTGAATCAATTGTTAAAAATGATTTAGCTAGAGTGACACCAGAAACGACTTTGGCAGATTTGTTTGAACAGGTTTCAACAAGTCCAGTTCCGCTCGCCGTTGTAGAGGAAAATAAATTAAGAGGAATTATTGTAAGAGGAGCCGTACTTGGTGCTCTGTCTGGAAGTGAGGTTGATTTTGATGGATTTACTACCACGTCTTCCACTATCTGA
- a CDS encoding GbsR/MarR family transcriptional regulator, translated as MDKESENPSQQIEKAREDLIQELSQNMHLYGISESVGRLYGTVLFANEPVTLDEMSQSLGMSKTSMSTGMRVLTEANMVEKAWKRGVRKDLYQPVDDWYKSFSTTFVKRWKLSVVNNLQAVHQMRDTLIDIEQHKELTSTEYKAVKADLHTLEHAENYYNWLAEVTELFESGQIFELIPKK; from the coding sequence TTGGACAAAGAATCAGAAAATCCATCTCAACAAATTGAAAAAGCACGTGAAGATTTGATCCAGGAGCTTTCTCAAAATATGCACCTGTATGGCATCTCCGAGTCGGTTGGACGCCTGTACGGCACTGTATTATTTGCAAATGAGCCAGTGACGCTTGACGAAATGAGCCAATCACTTGGAATGAGCAAAACAAGTATGAGCACAGGAATGAGAGTACTAACAGAAGCGAATATGGTTGAGAAAGCTTGGAAAAGAGGCGTACGCAAGGACTTATATCAACCTGTGGATGATTGGTATAAATCATTTTCAACAACTTTTGTTAAAAGATGGAAGTTGTCTGTTGTAAATAATCTGCAAGCCGTTCATCAAATGAGGGATACTCTTATAGATATAGAGCAGCACAAAGAATTGACTTCAACTGAATATAAGGCTGTTAAAGCAGATTTACACACGTTAGAGCATGCAGAGAACTATTATAATTGGCTAGCAGAAGTGACGGAGCTTTTTGAAAGCGGTCAAATTTTTGAATTGATCCCCAAAAAATAA
- a CDS encoding siderophore ABC transporter substrate-binding protein: protein MKKNWTLMGATIALGAMLAACGTDSNAAGGDQNDSASEGEEQKEEVVVTHELGETTVPVNPENVVVFDFGALDTLDELGVDVAGVAQTNIPSYLSKYEDSEYENVGSLKEPDFEKISEMAPGLIVISGRQSDAYDELSEIAPTVYVGVDNADYVNSFEENTRILGEIFGKEDEVEQKIEEVHAQIDKVADHVEEAGTEGLIVLVNDGSLSAYGPSSRFGLIHDVLGVTPVDENIEVNVHGQSVSFEYVAEKNPDYLFVVDRGAAVSGGDSSATQVLDNELINSTDAAKEDHIVMLNPDYWYLSGGGLQSTAAMVQEIDEVLE from the coding sequence ATGAAAAAGAACTGGACATTAATGGGAGCGACAATCGCATTAGGGGCAATGCTTGCTGCATGCGGAACAGATAGTAACGCAGCTGGAGGAGACCAGAATGATTCTGCAAGTGAAGGTGAAGAGCAAAAAGAAGAAGTCGTTGTGACACATGAGCTAGGAGAAACAACGGTACCTGTAAACCCTGAGAATGTAGTTGTTTTTGACTTTGGTGCGTTAGACACACTAGACGAACTGGGTGTGGATGTAGCAGGAGTGGCTCAAACCAATATCCCAAGTTACTTAAGTAAATATGAAGATTCCGAGTATGAGAATGTAGGTAGCTTAAAGGAACCGGACTTTGAGAAAATTAGTGAAATGGCACCAGGATTGATCGTTATCTCTGGTCGTCAAAGTGATGCATACGATGAACTATCCGAGATTGCTCCAACCGTTTATGTCGGAGTAGACAATGCAGATTATGTGAATTCATTTGAGGAAAACACACGTATTCTCGGTGAGATCTTTGGAAAAGAAGATGAAGTTGAACAGAAAATAGAAGAAGTACATGCACAAATCGATAAAGTAGCAGACCATGTTGAAGAAGCAGGTACAGAAGGTCTGATCGTGCTTGTAAATGATGGATCTCTAAGTGCATATGGGCCAAGCTCACGTTTTGGTTTAATTCATGATGTATTAGGTGTAACGCCGGTTGACGAAAACATTGAAGTGAACGTTCACGGTCAAAGTGTCTCATTTGAATATGTAGCAGAGAAAAACCCTGATTATCTGTTTGTAGTGGATCGTGGTGCAGCAGTAAGTGGTGGGGATTCATCAGCTACTCAAGTGTTAGATAATGAGTTAATCAATAGCACAGACGCAGCGAAAGAGGATCATATTGTGATGCTTAACCCAGATTATTGGTATCTATCAGGTGGGGGCTTACAGTCTACAGCAGCAATGGTTCAAGAAATAGATGAAGTTTTAGAGTAA
- a CDS encoding ABC transporter ATP-binding protein — translation MVEVKNVSKSYGDKKVVKNVSLTVQKGKITSFIGPNGAGKSTLLSIMSRLISKDSGTVIIDNEELTEQNNSELAKKISILKQTNHISIRLTIRDLVAFGRFPYSKGRLTKEDKRYVDEAIRYLELESMQDQFLDKLSGGQRQRAFIAMVVAQNTDYVLLDEPLNNLDMKHSVQIMKVLKKLASELNKTIVIVIHDINFASVYSDYIVALKDGEVINQGPTEEIIQSNVLEDIYEIDMEIKDINGDKICVYYS, via the coding sequence ATGGTAGAAGTGAAGAATGTATCCAAATCCTACGGTGATAAAAAAGTTGTGAAGAATGTATCACTTACTGTTCAAAAGGGGAAAATTACGTCTTTTATTGGCCCGAATGGAGCGGGAAAGAGTACGCTGCTTTCCATCATGAGTAGATTGATCTCAAAGGATAGTGGGACAGTCATTATTGATAATGAAGAGCTGACTGAGCAAAACAATAGCGAGCTCGCTAAAAAGATATCCATTCTAAAGCAAACAAATCATATCAGTATCCGGTTAACTATCCGAGACCTAGTTGCATTTGGTCGTTTTCCTTACTCGAAAGGAAGACTGACAAAAGAGGATAAGCGCTATGTCGATGAAGCGATTCGGTACTTAGAACTTGAATCGATGCAGGATCAATTTTTAGACAAACTAAGTGGAGGACAGCGTCAGCGCGCATTTATTGCTATGGTTGTTGCCCAAAACACAGATTATGTGCTACTTGATGAGCCTCTGAACAACTTAGACATGAAGCATTCTGTTCAAATCATGAAGGTGTTAAAGAAATTAGCAAGTGAATTAAATAAAACGATTGTCATTGTGATTCACGATATCAATTTTGCTTCTGTCTATTCAGATTACATCGTTGCACTCAAAGATGGTGAAGTGATAAACCAAGGGCCGACAGAAGAGATTATACAGTCCAATGTGCTTGAAGACATTTATGAGATTGATATGGAGATTAAAGACATTAATGGCGACAAAATTTGTGTGTATTATTCATAA
- a CDS encoding iron chelate uptake ABC transporter family permease subunit, with protein sequence MLKKKIILLSVVALALIAIFMLIHLNTSNLDYVLPRRGKKILAIVLTGAAIAFSTVVFQTITNNRILTPSILGLDSLYLLIQTVLIFFLGSGSGLMSTNVNFFLSVGLMVVFASVLYRLMFKREDQNIFLLLLVGIVFGSLFGSLSSFMQMLIDPNEFLIIQDRMFASFNNVNEDILIFSLIGFLLIGLYVIRFTKFFDVMSLGRDEAINLGIPYDKTVKKMLILIAVLVSISTALVGPIMFLGLLVVNLAREFLKTYRHTYLLMGSTLISVIALVGGLLIVERVFTFETTLSVIINFVGGTYFIYLLLKESKAW encoded by the coding sequence ATGCTTAAAAAGAAAATCATTTTGCTTAGTGTGGTCGCTTTAGCTCTCATTGCAATCTTTATGTTGATTCACTTGAATACGTCGAATTTGGATTACGTTCTCCCGAGAAGAGGAAAGAAGATTCTTGCTATTGTTTTAACTGGTGCAGCCATTGCTTTTTCAACGGTTGTCTTTCAAACGATTACAAACAATCGAATCTTAACACCTAGCATTTTAGGTCTAGATTCATTGTATCTTCTAATCCAGACTGTTTTAATTTTCTTTTTAGGATCGGGTTCAGGATTAATGAGTACAAACGTGAATTTCTTTCTCTCAGTTGGGTTGATGGTTGTATTTGCCTCTGTATTGTATCGACTCATGTTCAAAAGAGAGGATCAAAATATATTCTTACTCTTATTAGTAGGAATTGTATTTGGTAGCTTGTTTGGTAGTTTATCTTCTTTTATGCAAATGTTAATTGATCCTAATGAGTTCTTGATCATTCAAGACCGAATGTTTGCTAGCTTTAATAACGTGAACGAGGATATTCTTATCTTTTCTTTAATTGGCTTCTTACTCATCGGTTTGTATGTTATTCGTTTCACTAAGTTCTTTGACGTGATGTCGCTTGGTCGCGATGAAGCGATAAACTTAGGTATTCCTTACGATAAGACCGTGAAGAAAATGTTGATCCTCATTGCCGTACTAGTATCGATCTCAACCGCATTAGTTGGGCCGATCATGTTTTTAGGACTACTTGTTGTAAACCTGGCACGGGAGTTTTTAAAAACATACCGCCACACCTATCTATTGATGGGATCGACCTTAATCAGTGTCATCGCATTGGTTGGGGGACTGTTAATAGTGGAACGAGTGTTTACATTTGAAACAACCTTAAGTGTCATTATTAACTTTGTAGGTGGTACCTACTTTATCTATCTATTATTAAAGGAGAGTAAAGCATGGTAG
- a CDS encoding ABC transporter permease, which produces MKLYYLIILFVLLSITSVFVGVTNVSPLDLFSLTEAQERVLIESRIPRVISIIIAGAAMSVCGLIMQQLTRNKFVSPTTAGTMDWARLGILISLIFFTNASPIVKMLVASTFALAGTFLFMKILDRIKHKGTIFIPLVGMMLGNVVGSITTFFALKYDLVQNMSSWLQGDFSLILRGRYELLYISIPLLLLAIVYANRFTVAGLGEDFSKNLGLKYKSVVQVGLVIVALMTSVVILTVGMIPFLGLIVPNIVSLYKGDNLKNSLAHTAFLGAVFVLFCDILGRIIIYPYELSIGVMVGVIGSAIFLYLLLRRKSSYA; this is translated from the coding sequence ATGAAGTTATATTATTTAATCATCTTGTTCGTCCTTCTTTCTATCACATCTGTGTTTGTAGGAGTTACGAATGTTTCTCCACTTGATCTTTTCTCCCTTACAGAGGCACAGGAAAGAGTTCTGATTGAGAGTAGGATACCAAGGGTCATAAGCATTATCATTGCAGGTGCCGCAATGAGTGTATGTGGTCTTATTATGCAACAGCTCACGCGTAACAAATTTGTTTCTCCTACTACTGCTGGAACAATGGACTGGGCAAGGCTGGGGATTTTAATTTCTCTCATCTTTTTCACAAACGCTAGTCCAATTGTGAAAATGCTTGTAGCCTCAACCTTTGCATTAGCTGGTACCTTTTTATTCATGAAGATCTTAGATCGAATTAAACATAAGGGAACCATCTTTATTCCGCTTGTAGGTATGATGCTTGGAAACGTAGTGGGGTCAATCACGACTTTCTTTGCATTAAAGTACGATTTAGTTCAAAACATGTCATCGTGGCTACAGGGAGATTTTTCTTTAATCCTTCGAGGCCGTTATGAGCTACTTTACATAAGTATTCCACTTCTTCTTTTAGCCATTGTATACGCTAATCGTTTTACTGTTGCAGGACTAGGCGAAGACTTTTCAAAAAATTTAGGGTTAAAGTATAAATCGGTTGTTCAAGTGGGGTTAGTTATTGTTGCCTTGATGACCTCCGTTGTTATTTTGACAGTAGGAATGATTCCGTTCCTCGGTTTAATTGTTCCAAACATTGTGTCGCTCTATAAAGGCGATAACTTAAAGAATAGCTTGGCGCATACAGCCTTTTTAGGTGCGGTGTTTGTCTTATTCTGTGACATACTCGGTCGAATCATCATCTACCCGTATGAGCTCTCCATTGGAGTGATGGTAGGCGTGATTGGTAGTGCGATCTTCCTCTATCTGCTGCTTAGGAGGAAGTCATCCTATGCTTAA
- a CDS encoding phosphatase PAP2 family protein, translated as MNHNKMLLCLSLISLSLFILLAFTYEHSFFQQFDVFIVEHVPNVRADWITSFMLFLAWLGGTKVIAALTLLLIVFLAIWQRRWTAVLPPLLIMGGTAILNMTLKEWIGRARPEINFLIEQPGYSFPSGHTMAAVSFGGLCIYLIYHYVDRRIVRRLSIVIAFILFVLMGISRMYLGVHFLTDILGGTLFSLTWIMLSITILNRINRHKKSVGYN; from the coding sequence ATGAACCATAATAAGATGTTGCTTTGTCTAAGTTTGATCTCTCTTAGTTTGTTCATTTTATTGGCTTTTACATATGAACACTCTTTTTTTCAACAATTTGATGTTTTTATTGTAGAGCACGTTCCTAACGTAAGGGCTGATTGGATTACCTCTTTTATGCTCTTTCTTGCCTGGTTAGGTGGCACAAAAGTCATTGCGGCGTTGACCTTACTGCTTATCGTATTCTTAGCCATCTGGCAAAGAAGATGGACTGCCGTTCTGCCTCCTTTGTTGATCATGGGGGGAACAGCTATTTTAAATATGACATTGAAAGAATGGATAGGAAGAGCTAGACCAGAAATTAATTTTCTCATCGAGCAACCAGGCTATAGCTTTCCCAGTGGACACACAATGGCCGCTGTATCGTTTGGTGGCTTGTGCATTTATTTAATTTACCATTATGTAGATCGAAGAATAGTGCGGAGGCTTTCAATCGTCATCGCCTTTATTCTTTTTGTATTGATGGGGATCAGCCGAATGTATTTAGGTGTTCATTTCTTAACAGATATTCTAGGAGGAACATTATTCAGCTTAACCTGGATTATGCTGTCTATCACCATACTCAATCGCATAAACAGACACAAAAAAAGCGTGGGATATAACTAA